One genomic window of Trichlorobacter lovleyi includes the following:
- a CDS encoding NAD+ synthase: protein MSQLTINTPLVRRMLVGFLQDEIWKVGAKKAVLGLSGGIDSALVCHLAAEALGPENVHAICMPYKTSNPESEAHARLVAEASGVRFSVVGITPMVDAYFDQFPDADNMRRGNKMARERMTILFDHSALYGGLVLGTSNKTELLLGYGTLYGDMASALNPIGDLYKTQVWQLSEEVGVPKPVIEKKPSADLWAGQTDEEELGFTYREVDELLYRMVDQRADSAELVAAGFKQEFISSIYNKVQNSHFKRRLPVIAKVSGRTIDRDFRYSRDWGK from the coding sequence ATGTCGCAACTGACTATCAACACCCCCCTGGTGCGCCGGATGCTGGTGGGGTTTCTGCAGGACGAGATCTGGAAGGTCGGCGCAAAAAAGGCGGTGCTGGGGCTGTCGGGCGGTATTGACTCGGCCCTGGTCTGCCACCTGGCAGCCGAGGCGCTGGGGCCTGAAAATGTCCATGCCATCTGCATGCCGTACAAAACCAGTAACCCTGAGTCCGAGGCCCATGCCCGGCTGGTGGCTGAGGCAAGCGGTGTGCGGTTCAGCGTGGTGGGGATCACGCCGATGGTGGATGCCTACTTCGATCAGTTTCCCGATGCCGACAACATGCGGCGCGGCAATAAGATGGCCCGTGAACGGATGACCATCCTGTTTGACCATTCTGCCCTGTACGGCGGACTGGTGCTGGGTACCAGCAATAAGACCGAACTGCTGCTGGGGTATGGCACACTCTACGGTGACATGGCGTCTGCGCTCAATCCGATCGGGGACCTGTACAAGACCCAGGTCTGGCAGCTTTCGGAAGAGGTCGGCGTGCCCAAGCCGGTGATCGAGAAAAAACCATCGGCTGACCTCTGGGCTGGTCAGACCGATGAAGAAGAACTGGGTTTTACCTACCGTGAGGTGGACGAACTGCTCTACCGGATGGTGGATCAGCGGGCCGATAGTGCTGAGCTGGTTGCTGCCGGCTTCAAGCAGGAGTTTATCAGCAGTATCTACAACAAGGTGCAGAACTCGCACTTCAAACGTCGTCTGCCGGTGATTGCCAAGGTCTCCGGACGTACCATTGACCGGGACTTCCGCTACTCCCGCGACTGGGGCAAATGA
- a CDS encoding PaaI family thioesterase, translating to MDVVDDGRCFICGKDNPIGLKARFVIDPERRRAETTVQIPEHFQGWQGITHGGIISALLDEICAQACMGTGMQVVTSELKLRYRAPVPTGSTITVIGEVVGERRRLVDAKGRAELDGQVVAEVEVVMFRLG from the coding sequence ATGGACGTTGTTGACGATGGCCGCTGTTTCATCTGCGGCAAGGATAACCCGATCGGGCTGAAGGCGAGGTTTGTCATCGATCCCGAGAGGCGGCGGGCTGAGACGACCGTGCAGATCCCTGAGCATTTTCAGGGCTGGCAGGGGATCACCCATGGTGGCATCATCTCGGCGTTGCTGGACGAGATCTGTGCTCAGGCCTGCATGGGCACCGGCATGCAGGTGGTCACCAGTGAGCTGAAGTTGCGTTACCGCGCACCGGTTCCCACCGGCTCAACCATCACGGTGATCGGCGAGGTGGTGGGTGAACGCCGTCGCCTGGTGGATGCAAAAGGCAGGGCAGAGCTGGATGGACAGGTGGTGGCTGAGGTA
- a CDS encoding diadenylate cyclase, with product MPLNVFDAIRPTISTLLGGAGVDLRAGEDETKTGEGRLLQPVTIEGKSYTFSAVRQGLPFTKTELQFCRELLTAFSGLYSGFKLEGYAAHFRTALLASIMDITVARFLRGDRSKGFWPIQQLIQLLKNLSYQRYEGKPATTGFLVHRTTEPALRKTIKDRSHTLIPLQPHQNVTPTFLDNPLAYRFIDGNNLFFVATIQMQVVGVLRTANNSVQTDIERLTQRELFSLVRRSGSGAFAITVNEVSEIEVLISPAKLLLRRKGAWVIFDPDIFRSFLADSIDNEAVDDLLWTLYAVSKQRHGTVILIHAGTPRHLATLKKGSVGGDDPIGRLLISQVKGQTIAQLKQSGILLRILSSDGMTVLDNKGKLLETGFIIDTSHAREMVTGGGRTTAAIAASFFGKVIKVSQDGPIELYQDGKLIYRFG from the coding sequence ATGCCTCTCAATGTCTTTGATGCCATCAGACCCACCATCAGCACCCTCCTGGGGGGTGCCGGTGTTGATTTGCGTGCCGGTGAGGATGAGACAAAGACAGGAGAGGGCAGGCTGCTGCAGCCGGTGACCATTGAGGGCAAGTCGTACACCTTTTCAGCTGTCAGACAGGGGTTGCCCTTTACCAAGACCGAACTCCAGTTCTGCCGTGAGCTGTTGACCGCATTTTCAGGCCTGTACAGCGGGTTCAAGCTGGAAGGGTATGCTGCCCATTTCCGTACGGCGTTGCTGGCATCCATCATGGATATCACGGTTGCCCGGTTTCTGCGGGGCGATCGCAGCAAGGGGTTCTGGCCGATCCAGCAGCTGATCCAGCTCCTGAAAAACCTCTCCTATCAGCGCTATGAAGGTAAACCGGCCACCACCGGATTTCTGGTGCATCGAACCACGGAACCGGCCCTGCGTAAAACCATCAAGGATCGCAGCCACACCCTGATCCCGCTGCAACCCCATCAGAACGTCACACCCACCTTTCTGGACAACCCGCTGGCCTACCGTTTTATCGACGGCAACAACCTGTTCTTTGTTGCCACGATCCAGATGCAGGTGGTTGGTGTGCTGCGGACAGCCAACAACTCTGTCCAGACCGATATTGAACGTCTGACCCAGCGGGAACTGTTTTCTCTGGTCAGGCGCAGCGGCAGTGGTGCCTTTGCCATTACGGTCAATGAGGTGTCGGAGATCGAGGTGCTGATCAGCCCGGCCAAGCTGCTGCTCCGGCGCAAAGGGGCCTGGGTTATCTTTGATCCGGATATCTTCCGTTCCTTCCTGGCTGACAGTATTGATAACGAGGCGGTGGATGACCTGCTCTGGACCCTCTATGCGGTCTCCAAACAGCGCCATGGCACGGTCATCCTGATCCATGCCGGAACGCCGCGCCACCTGGCAACCCTGAAAAAAGGCTCGGTGGGCGGTGATGATCCGATCGGCAGGTTGCTGATCAGCCAGGTCAAGGGGCAGACCATCGCCCAGCTGAAACAGTCGGGCATTCTGCTGAGGATTCTGTCCTCGGACGGCATGACCGTGTTGGACAATAAGGGCAAGTTGCTTGAAACCGGCTTTATCATTGATACCTCCCATGCCCGTGAGATGGTTACCGGCGGTGGACGGACCACGGCCGCCATTGCCGCCTCCTTCTTTGGCAAGGTGATCAAGGTCTCACAGGATGGACCGATTGAGCTGTATCAGGATGGCAAGCTGATCTACCGGTTCGGATAA
- a CDS encoding YraN family protein → MGQRNQAVGELGERAAAEYLVSRGYSLLERNFRSRGGEVDIVAKDRDGCIVFVEVKTRRSLTYGLPQLAVTPRKQHQISKGALAWLSKNRRHDCPARFDVIAVLLQDGVAPRIEHIPNAFDLAY, encoded by the coding sequence ATCGGGCAGCGCAATCAGGCTGTTGGTGAACTGGGGGAACGGGCCGCCGCAGAGTACCTGGTCAGCAGGGGCTACTCGCTACTGGAACGTAATTTTCGCAGCCGTGGCGGTGAAGTCGATATCGTGGCCAAAGATCGGGATGGCTGCATCGTCTTTGTGGAGGTCAAGACCCGCCGCAGCCTGACCTACGGCCTGCCGCAACTAGCGGTTACGCCGCGTAAACAGCATCAGATCAGCAAAGGGGCGCTGGCGTGGCTCTCAAAAAACAGGCGGCATGACTGTCCGGCACGGTTTGACGTGATCGCCGTTTTGCTGCAAGATGGTGTTGCGCCCAGGATTGAACATATACCCAATGCCTTTGATCTGGCCTATTGA
- the dxs gene encoding 1-deoxy-D-xylulose-5-phosphate synthase, whose protein sequence is MLLETIQNPADLKKLTPEQLPDLAEEIRSFLLSTVSETGGHLGSNLGAVELSLALHYCFTTPQDKIVWDVGHQAYTHKLLTGRRDRFATQRQYKGISGFPKRCESEHDAFGVGHASTSISAALGMAVADNLDQKKNNVIAVIGDGSLTGGIAFEGLNQAGHLKKNLIVVLNDNEMSISKNVGAFSAFVSRKMTTRHFRELKKEMKELLTSIPAFGKDILKFARRAENSLKGFLTPGALFEALGFDYIGPIDGHDLPGLIEVFNNAREFDGPLLLHVMTTKGKGYRPAEETPDKFHGVGAFDLSTGKAPAKSSTLSYTEVFGRTLVDLAKEDPKIVAITAAMPDGTGLNFFSEALPERFFDVGIAEQHGVCFAAGLAADGFKPVTAIYSSFMQRAYDQVFHDVCLQNLPVVIAMDRGGLVGDDGPTHHGVFDLSFMRHLPGLTFMAPKDENELRHMLKTALELKAPVALRYPRGAGYGVPLDKKLECLPIGKGELLREGTDLTIVAIGSTVMPAVKAAEQLAEQGISASVVNARFIKPLDADLILAQARTTGRIVTVEENVLQGGFGSAVLELLQDNGMAQVRVKRLGIPDQYIEQGTQAQLRKDVGIDAEGIATAAAAFFHH, encoded by the coding sequence ATGTTACTTGAAACCATACAGAACCCTGCTGACCTGAAAAAACTGACACCGGAGCAACTCCCGGATCTGGCTGAAGAGATCCGCTCTTTTCTGCTCTCCACCGTGTCGGAAACCGGGGGTCACCTGGGGTCAAACCTTGGTGCCGTCGAGCTGTCCCTGGCCCTGCACTACTGCTTTACCACCCCGCAGGACAAGATCGTCTGGGACGTTGGCCATCAGGCCTACACCCACAAGCTGCTGACCGGCCGTCGGGATCGCTTTGCCACCCAACGCCAGTACAAAGGGATATCCGGCTTCCCCAAACGGTGCGAATCAGAGCATGACGCCTTTGGAGTGGGGCACGCCTCCACCTCCATCTCGGCTGCCCTGGGCATGGCGGTTGCCGACAACCTGGATCAGAAGAAGAATAATGTGATCGCTGTCATCGGTGATGGTTCCCTGACCGGCGGGATCGCCTTTGAAGGCCTGAACCAGGCCGGTCATCTCAAGAAAAACCTGATTGTGGTGCTGAACGACAACGAGATGTCCATCTCTAAAAACGTCGGCGCCTTTTCCGCCTTTGTCTCCCGCAAGATGACCACCCGCCACTTCCGTGAGCTGAAGAAGGAGATGAAGGAGCTGCTGACCAGCATCCCGGCCTTTGGCAAGGATATCCTCAAGTTTGCCCGCCGGGCTGAAAACTCGCTCAAGGGATTTCTGACACCCGGCGCGCTGTTTGAGGCCCTGGGGTTTGACTACATCGGCCCGATTGACGGCCATGACCTGCCCGGCCTGATTGAGGTCTTCAACAATGCCCGTGAATTTGACGGCCCGCTGCTGCTGCATGTCATGACCACCAAGGGCAAAGGCTACCGTCCGGCCGAAGAGACACCGGATAAATTCCACGGTGTGGGGGCCTTTGATCTCTCAACCGGCAAGGCGCCGGCCAAGTCATCCACCCTCTCCTACACCGAGGTCTTTGGACGCACCCTGGTCGATCTGGCCAAGGAGGATCCCAAGATAGTGGCCATCACCGCCGCCATGCCGGACGGTACCGGCCTGAACTTCTTCAGCGAAGCCCTGCCGGAGCGCTTCTTCGACGTGGGCATTGCCGAGCAGCATGGCGTCTGCTTTGCCGCCGGACTGGCCGCTGACGGTTTCAAACCGGTCACCGCCATCTATTCATCCTTCATGCAACGGGCCTATGATCAGGTCTTCCATGATGTCTGTCTGCAGAACCTGCCGGTGGTGATCGCCATGGACCGCGGCGGTCTGGTGGGTGATGACGGCCCGACCCACCATGGCGTGTTTGATCTCTCCTTCATGCGGCATCTGCCCGGCCTGACCTTTATGGCCCCCAAGGATGAAAACGAGCTGCGTCACATGCTGAAGACCGCACTGGAGCTGAAAGCCCCGGTGGCCCTGCGCTACCCCCGCGGTGCCGGCTACGGCGTCCCCCTGGACAAGAAACTGGAATGCCTGCCGATCGGCAAAGGGGAACTGCTGCGGGAAGGCACTGACCTGACCATTGTCGCCATCGGTTCAACGGTGATGCCCGCGGTCAAGGCCGCTGAGCAGCTTGCAGAGCAGGGGATCAGCGCGAGTGTGGTGAATGCCCGTTTCATCAAGCCGCTGGATGCCGATCTGATCCTTGCTCAGGCCAGGACAACCGGCAGGATTGTGACGGTTGAAGAAAACGTCCTGCAGGGCGGTTTTGGCAGCGCCGTACTGGAACTGCTGCAGGACAACGGCATGGCACAGGTCAGGGTCAAGCGGCTCGGCATCCCGGACCAGTACATTGAACAAGGAACCCAGGCACAACTCCGCAAGGATGTGGGGATTGATGCCGAAGGCATAGCAACGGCTGCAGCAGCATTTTTCCATCACTAA
- the shc gene encoding squalene--hopene cyclase, whose amino-acid sequence MKSSKYPISHALTSFNHTTAAPVEAPAAISVKSPAKVHRLPSSIWKKMEGSAGNPLDKAVELTRDFFFREQLPDGYWWAELESNVTITAEYIMLFHFLGMVDKDKERKMANYLLRQQTEDGFWTVWHNGPGDLSTTIEAYFALKLAGYPADHIALRKARDFILANGGILKSRVFTKTFLAMFGEFSWLGVPSMPIELMLLPDWAYLNVYEFSSWARATIIPMSVLMANRPVYKLPPHARVQELYVRPPRPTDYTFTKEDGIFSLKNFFIGVDHLLKVYESSPIRPFKKQATEKVEQWILEHQEKTGDWGGIQPAMLNAILALHCLGYANDHPAVAKGLEALANFTIEDNDSLVLQSCISPVWDTALVLQAMQEASVPLDHPSLIKASQWLLDREVRIKGDWKIKSPDLEPGGWAFEFQNDWYPDVDDSTAVMIAIKDIKVKNTKARQDAIRRGIDWCLGMQSENGGWAAFDKDNTKHMLNKIPFADLEALIDPPTADLTGRMLELMGNFGYSKDHPQAVSALEFLKNEQEPEGPWFGRWGVNYIYGTWYVLIGLEAIGEDMTSPYIKKSVNWIKSRQNLDGGWGEVCDSYWDRTLMGCGPSTASQTSWALMALMAAGEVSCQAVERGIQYLLATQNSDGTWDEEAFTGTGFPKYFMIKYHIYRNCFPLTALGRYRRLTAGTHAQ is encoded by the coding sequence ATGAAGTCAAGCAAATACCCGATTTCCCACGCTCTGACATCGTTTAATCATACCACGGCAGCACCAGTGGAAGCTCCGGCCGCCATCAGTGTCAAGAGCCCCGCAAAAGTCCACCGCCTTCCCTCCTCCATCTGGAAAAAGATGGAAGGCAGTGCAGGCAACCCTCTGGATAAGGCCGTTGAACTGACCCGTGACTTTTTCTTTCGCGAGCAGTTGCCGGATGGCTACTGGTGGGCGGAACTTGAGTCAAACGTCACCATCACGGCAGAGTACATCATGCTGTTCCACTTCCTTGGCATGGTTGACAAGGATAAAGAGCGCAAGATGGCCAACTACCTGTTGCGCCAGCAGACCGAGGACGGCTTCTGGACGGTCTGGCACAACGGCCCGGGCGACCTTTCCACCACCATTGAAGCCTACTTTGCCCTGAAGCTGGCCGGCTACCCGGCTGACCATATCGCCCTGCGCAAGGCCCGTGACTTCATCCTGGCCAATGGCGGTATTCTCAAATCACGCGTCTTTACCAAGACGTTTCTGGCCATGTTCGGCGAGTTCTCCTGGCTGGGTGTCCCCTCCATGCCGATCGAACTGATGCTGCTGCCTGACTGGGCCTACCTGAACGTCTATGAGTTCTCCAGCTGGGCCCGTGCCACCATCATCCCCATGTCGGTGCTGATGGCCAACCGCCCGGTCTATAAACTACCGCCCCATGCACGGGTACAGGAACTATACGTCCGTCCGCCACGCCCCACCGACTACACCTTTACCAAGGAAGATGGCATCTTCTCCCTGAAGAACTTCTTCATCGGCGTGGATCACCTGCTTAAGGTCTATGAATCAAGCCCGATCCGCCCCTTTAAGAAGCAGGCAACCGAAAAGGTTGAACAATGGATCCTTGAACACCAGGAGAAAACCGGCGACTGGGGCGGCATCCAGCCCGCCATGCTGAATGCCATCCTGGCGTTGCACTGTCTGGGTTATGCCAACGATCATCCGGCAGTGGCAAAAGGGTTGGAGGCCCTGGCCAATTTCACTATTGAAGACAATGATTCCTTGGTACTGCAGTCATGCATCTCACCAGTCTGGGATACGGCGCTGGTACTGCAAGCCATGCAGGAGGCCAGTGTTCCTTTGGATCACCCGTCCCTGATCAAGGCATCCCAGTGGCTGCTTGACCGCGAGGTACGGATCAAGGGGGATTGGAAGATCAAATCCCCGGACCTGGAACCGGGTGGCTGGGCCTTTGAATTCCAGAACGACTGGTACCCTGACGTGGACGACTCAACAGCCGTGATGATCGCCATCAAGGATATCAAAGTCAAGAACACCAAAGCCCGTCAGGATGCCATCCGGCGCGGTATTGACTGGTGTCTGGGGATGCAGAGCGAAAACGGCGGCTGGGCTGCCTTTGACAAAGACAACACCAAGCATATGCTGAACAAGATCCCCTTTGCCGACCTTGAAGCGTTGATCGACCCCCCCACTGCTGATCTGACCGGCAGGATGCTGGAGCTGATGGGCAATTTTGGTTATTCCAAGGACCATCCCCAGGCGGTCAGCGCCCTGGAGTTTCTGAAAAACGAGCAGGAGCCGGAAGGCCCCTGGTTTGGCAGATGGGGCGTCAACTATATTTACGGCACCTGGTATGTGTTGATCGGGCTGGAGGCGATCGGCGAGGATATGACCAGCCCCTATATCAAGAAGTCGGTCAACTGGATCAAGTCCCGGCAGAACCTGGACGGCGGGTGGGGCGAAGTCTGTGATTCATACTGGGACCGCACCCTGATGGGTTGCGGCCCCAGCACCGCCTCCCAGACCTCCTGGGCCCTGATGGCCCTGATGGCTGCCGGCGAAGTCAGTTGCCAGGCGGTTGAGCGGGGCATTCAGTATCTGCTGGCAACCCAGAACAGTGATGGTACCTGGGACGAAGAGGCCTTTACCGGCACCGGGTTCCCCAAGTATTTCATGATCAAGTACCATATTTATCGCAACTGCTTCCCGCTGACCGCACTGGGCAGATATCGCCGCCTGACCGCAGGAACGCACGCGCAGTAG
- a CDS encoding aldehyde ferredoxin oxidoreductase C-terminal domain-containing protein, with translation MAGTAGGQIVRVDLTSGQCFREQLSAEVMTAALGGRGLGAALLQEYANLDPLSPEMPLVLTIGPLCGTPVPMSSRCVLTGCSPLAKTIFSSTSGGPLGPCLLGAGLTAILVQGRAASPCLLEISQDGEQLVPADQFWGLGCEAAMQQLGKVGAAAVIGPAGEQQVLYASVETTSGEPFSRGGLGAVMGSKRLKGIVLKTGPATAAIADQPGFDKALEDLMRLFRASPFLLGPLGIREHGTSALVDLLKQRGMLPGRHFASFTGDETRWNAHALQQRFHPQPGGCYDCTVACKRIVSDGTLLPEYDQLAAFGGLCGLDDLEQIIELCSWCHDQGVDPVSYGSEKIATAGETAMTVKGLDLPPYDPRASTGLALAYATSPHGGSHLPAWPIASEILRKPVPTDRFSFDGKARVIAMFEDANAAVDCLSLCRFASAAVELEELAALLSAVAGQGYSPADLIRIGRRTVQQERLFNQQCGFTAADDNLPQRFFTESANGLAPLDQQRFEQELAAYHRIRAAQCL, from the coding sequence ATGGCTGGAACTGCTGGCGGACAGATTGTACGGGTTGACCTGACAAGCGGGCAGTGCTTTCGTGAGCAGCTTTCTGCAGAGGTCATGACCGCTGCGCTGGGGGGGAGAGGGCTGGGGGCGGCTTTATTGCAGGAGTATGCCAACCTTGATCCGCTCAGTCCTGAGATGCCGCTGGTACTGACCATCGGACCTTTGTGCGGCACGCCAGTCCCGATGTCCTCCCGTTGTGTGCTGACCGGTTGTTCTCCGCTTGCCAAAACCATCTTCAGTAGTACCAGTGGCGGTCCTCTGGGGCCTTGCCTGCTGGGTGCCGGTCTGACAGCGATTCTGGTGCAGGGCAGGGCAGCCAGCCCCTGCTTGCTTGAAATAAGCCAAGATGGCGAGCAGCTTGTGCCGGCGGACCAGTTTTGGGGGCTTGGTTGTGAGGCAGCCATGCAGCAGTTGGGCAAGGTTGGCGCTGCAGCTGTTATCGGACCTGCTGGAGAACAGCAGGTGCTGTACGCCTCTGTTGAAACAACATCCGGTGAACCGTTCAGTCGTGGCGGGCTTGGTGCGGTGATGGGCAGCAAAAGGCTGAAAGGGATTGTATTGAAAACCGGTCCGGCAACAGCGGCAATTGCTGATCAACCCGGTTTTGACAAGGCCCTGGAGGACCTGATGCGGCTCTTTCGTGCCTCGCCGTTTCTGCTTGGGCCACTAGGTATTCGCGAACATGGTACTTCAGCCTTGGTGGATCTGCTGAAACAGCGCGGCATGCTGCCGGGCAGACATTTTGCCTCATTCACCGGCGACGAGACCCGTTGGAACGCCCATGCCCTGCAGCAACGGTTTCATCCGCAGCCAGGTGGCTGTTATGACTGTACGGTGGCTTGCAAACGGATTGTGTCAGATGGAACGCTGCTGCCGGAGTATGACCAGCTGGCGGCCTTTGGCGGCCTGTGTGGTCTGGACGATCTGGAGCAGATCATTGAGCTGTGCAGCTGGTGCCATGATCAGGGGGTTGATCCGGTCTCTTATGGCTCTGAAAAAATAGCGACTGCAGGAGAAACGGCCATGACTGTCAAGGGGCTTGATCTGCCTCCCTATGATCCCCGTGCCTCAACCGGTCTGGCCCTGGCCTATGCCACTTCTCCCCATGGTGGCAGCCATCTGCCTGCCTGGCCGATCGCCTCGGAGATCCTGCGCAAGCCGGTGCCCACTGACCGTTTCTCCTTTGATGGCAAGGCCAGAGTGATTGCCATGTTTGAGGATGCCAATGCTGCAGTAGATTGCCTGTCACTCTGCCGGTTTGCCTCTGCAGCGGTTGAGCTGGAAGAGTTGGCAGCCCTGCTGTCAGCGGTTGCTGGTCAGGGGTACAGCCCTGCTGATCTGATCAGGATCGGGCGCCGGACTGTCCAGCAGGAACGGCTGTTTAACCAGCAGTGCGGTTTTACTGCTGCCGACGATAACCTGCCGCAACGATTCTTTACGGAATCAGCCAATGGACTGGCACCACTTGACCAGCAACGTTTTGAACAGGAGCTGGCAGCCTATCACCGGATCAGGGCAGCTCAGTGCCTTTGA
- the yhbY gene encoding ribosome assembly RNA-binding protein YhbY: MLTGKQKRHLRGLGHSLKPVILIGKKEVDEALIAETEAALACHELIKVKVLENCMLDRHEAAEALSEATGSDIAQVLGKTFLLYRAAVKPVIVLPTGQE, from the coding sequence ATGTTAACGGGAAAACAAAAACGTCATCTGCGTGGATTGGGACACAGCCTGAAACCGGTTATTCTGATCGGTAAAAAAGAGGTTGATGAGGCCTTGATTGCCGAAACCGAGGCCGCCCTGGCCTGCCATGAGTTGATCAAGGTAAAGGTGCTGGAAAACTGTATGCTCGATCGCCACGAGGCTGCGGAGGCGCTGTCGGAAGCCACCGGTTCGGATATTGCCCAGGTGCTGGGTAAGACCTTCCTGCTGTACCGTGCTGCAGTGAAGCCGGTGATTGTGCTCCCGACCGGTCAGGAGTAG
- a CDS encoding nitrilase-related carbon-nitrogen hydrolase, with product MDFSVALVQIKPKLGRVADNLALIQEQVEQAIAQKADLAVLPELALTGYFLKDLVPEVALTLDSPEVSALRQLSRRISIAVGFVEVTADYQFYNSAAWFEDGELKHLHRKVYLPTYGLFDEQRYLGRGDRFRAFDTKFGRIGLLVCEDMWHLSAPYLLAMDGATTLVCLSSSPGRGVDEQTLGTATAWRNLTTSTARFLTCRVIYVNRVGYEDGVGFWGGSHLVAPSGEIVAAAPEFEPATLQVALSDAELRRERISSPLVRDENLCITLRELARIDRERSR from the coding sequence ATGGATTTCAGTGTTGCCCTCGTGCAGATAAAACCGAAGCTTGGCCGGGTGGCTGACAACCTGGCCCTGATTCAGGAACAGGTGGAGCAGGCCATTGCCCAAAAGGCAGACCTAGCGGTGCTGCCGGAACTGGCCCTGACCGGCTACTTTCTGAAGGATCTGGTGCCGGAAGTCGCCTTGACCCTGGACAGCCCTGAAGTCTCTGCCCTGCGGCAGCTGTCCAGACGGATCAGTATTGCGGTCGGCTTTGTGGAGGTCACGGCAGACTACCAATTCTACAACAGTGCCGCCTGGTTTGAGGATGGTGAGCTGAAGCACCTGCATCGCAAGGTCTACCTGCCTACCTATGGCCTGTTTGATGAACAGCGCTACCTTGGCCGTGGTGACCGCTTCCGCGCCTTTGATACAAAATTCGGCAGGATCGGCCTGCTGGTCTGTGAGGATATGTGGCATCTCTCGGCGCCGTATCTGCTGGCCATGGACGGGGCAACCACGCTGGTCTGCCTCTCCAGCAGCCCGGGTCGCGGGGTGGATGAGCAGACACTGGGGACTGCGACCGCCTGGCGCAACCTGACCACCTCAACGGCACGTTTTCTGACCTGCCGGGTCATCTATGTCAACCGGGTGGGCTATGAAGACGGAGTCGGCTTCTGGGGCGGCTCACATCTTGTTGCCCCCTCAGGGGAGATTGTTGCTGCCGCGCCTGAGTTTGAGCCTGCAACCCTGCAGGTCGCACTGAGCGATGCCGAGCTGCGGCGGGAGCGGATCAGCTCTCCGCTGGTGCGTGACGAAAATCTCTGCATCACGCTGCGTGAGCTGGCCAGGATTGATCGGGAAAGGAGTCGCTGA
- the hpnA gene encoding hopanoid-associated sugar epimerase has product MKAFVTGATGFIGASIVRELLKDGHKVRVLARNGSNTANLQGLDVTILQGDLHDQQQLEQGMAGCDWVFHAAADYRLWCPEPQAMYHANVDGTRTLLAAALAAGVTRVVYTSSVGTLGNPGNGTPGTEETPVSLADMVGDYKKSKFLAEREAEKFVDKGLGLIIVNPSTPVGPFDIKPTPTGKIIVDFLNRKMPAYLDTGLNLIAVEDCARGHILAAEKGRIGQKYILGNRDLTLRDIFSMLEQLTGLAAPRVRLPYRPILLAAYANEALSRLTGKEPLIPLAGVQMAKKFMFFDASKAVHELGLPQTPVEEALRRAVDWFRSNGYASA; this is encoded by the coding sequence ATGAAGGCTTTTGTCACCGGCGCCACCGGATTTATCGGCGCCAGCATAGTACGGGAACTGCTGAAGGATGGGCACAAGGTTCGTGTGCTGGCCAGGAACGGCTCTAACACCGCCAATCTTCAGGGGCTGGATGTTACCATCCTGCAGGGTGATCTCCATGATCAACAGCAGCTTGAACAGGGCATGGCCGGTTGCGATTGGGTCTTTCATGCTGCTGCCGATTACCGGCTCTGGTGCCCTGAACCACAGGCCATGTACCACGCCAATGTGGATGGCACCCGCACCCTGCTGGCTGCAGCCCTTGCTGCCGGTGTGACACGGGTGGTCTACACCAGCAGTGTCGGCACCCTGGGAAATCCCGGCAATGGGACGCCAGGCACAGAAGAGACGCCGGTCAGCCTGGCCGACATGGTGGGAGACTATAAAAAGAGTAAGTTTCTGGCAGAGCGGGAAGCGGAAAAATTCGTTGACAAGGGTCTTGGCCTGATTATAGTCAACCCTTCCACCCCGGTGGGACCGTTTGACATCAAACCGACCCCGACCGGCAAGATCATTGTGGATTTTCTGAACCGCAAGATGCCGGCCTACCTTGATACCGGCCTGAATCTGATCGCCGTGGAAGACTGCGCCAGGGGCCATATCCTGGCAGCGGAAAAGGGGCGGATCGGCCAGAAATACATCCTTGGCAACCGGGATCTCACCCTGCGTGACATCTTCAGCATGCTTGAGCAGTTGACCGGTCTTGCAGCCCCCAGGGTGCGTCTGCCCTACAGACCGATCCTGCTGGCTGCCTATGCAAATGAAGCACTTTCACGGCTGACCGGCAAAGAACCGCTGATCCCGCTGGCCGGTGTGCAGATGGCAAAGAAATTCATGTTTTTCGATGCATCCAAGGCAGTACATGAACTGGGACTTCCCCAGACTCCGGTAGAAGAGGCGCTCCGGCGGGCTGTTGACTGGTTCCGCTCCAATGGCTATGCCTCTGCATAA